In Kryptolebias marmoratus isolate JLee-2015 linkage group LG20, ASM164957v2, whole genome shotgun sequence, a genomic segment contains:
- the pecr gene encoding peroxisomal trans-2-enoyl-CoA reductase, with protein MAASSVFRPGLFNHKVAIVTGGGTGIGKAISAELLELGCSVVISSRKHERLEAAAQEMRQKIPPTSPASVTPVPCNIRNEDEVKHLVSSVLKQFGRIDYLVNNGGGQFSSPAEHMSPKGWKAVVDTNLTGTFYCCKEVYTAWMKQHGGVIVNIIADMWKGFPGMAHTGAARAAVDNLTKSLAIEWASSGVRINAVAPGTIYSKTAMENYKELGPHIFKMSIPFNPAKRLGVPEEISSAVCFLLSPGASYISGATLKVDAGQSLYHSPWQIPDHKAWPEAPEGENLDALKELLNPQSKL; from the exons atgGCGGCGTCCAGTGTGTTCAGACCAGGCTTGTTCAACCATAAAGTAGCGATAGTGACCGGTGGAGGCACCGGGATTGGCAAAGCTATCTCTgcggagctgctggagctcg GCTGCAGTGTGGTGATCTCCAGCAGGAAGCATGAAAGGTTGGAGGCAGCAGCTCAGGAGATGAGACAAAAAATCCCTCCAACCAGCCCTGCAAGTGTCACCCCTGTACCGTGTAACATCCGCAACGAGGATGAG GTAAAGCATCTGGTCTCGTCGGTGCTGAAGCAGTTTGGCAGGATAGACTATCTGGTGAACAACGGAGGGGGTCAGTTCAGCAGCCCCGCAGAGCACATGTCCCCCAAAGGCTGGAAGGCTGTGGTAGACACCAACCTCACTGGAACCTTTTACTGCTGCAAGGAGG TCTACACTGCCTGGATGAAGCAGCACGGAGGCGTCATTGTCAACATCATTGCCGACATGTGGAAAGGCTTCCCAGGCATGGC TCACACCGGAGCAGCGAGGGCAGCGGTGGATAACTTAACCAAGAGTCTGGCCATTGAGTGGGCGTCCTCAGGAGTCCGAATCAACGCTGTAGCGCCT gGGACAATCTACTCCAAAACTGCGATGGAGAACTATAAAGAGCTGGGACCACATATTTTTAAGATGTCCATTCCATTCAATCCTGCAAAGAGACTGGGAGTACCAGAAGAG aTTTCCTCGGCCGTGTGTTTCCTGCTCTCTCCCGGTGCCTCCTACATCTCCGGTGCTACACTGAAGGTCGATGCAGGACAAAGTCTGTACCACTCACCCTGGCAGATACCTG